Proteins encoded by one window of BD1-7 clade bacterium:
- the rpfC_2 gene encoding Sensory/regulatory protein RpfC gives MTPLPASSRYWNSGRCRSHLIRQYSTFLQFTLLLLFTAWVTPTLANARTVLDVNSITDDSATRMLNYISIIQPDTSIKTPKEVEQLTGWMSAREAQLTNFSGASWSRFTLANTGNKDRQILLLQQNPQLRDITLWEKQGDTFIPLFEVGEMFPFAERPIDYHLFLLPLTIKAGSSQTFYLYSSIAAYDNTHRLYLWDRQQFFESVKKMDLWELFYFGIIFVMICYNLVIFVMTKDKSYLYYSLYVTGAMAVFLSVTGWGYQLVWPNTTLFNQRISYTGMAVMFSFAGWFSIEFLSLRQHFPRLASVLSALCVSCYAVLFIYLTTPFDNKYFLVRVLSVISIPIFMLCWTAGVMTWIKVGDTPSRIFTSAWSILILMSILTLAHEAIYPIFPVSIFVTVQISHALEVVALSMALANRITQLKINESFANAKADSKSKFLARMSHEIRTPMNGILGISDLLSRRLNDKTDKHYIDIIHGSAKSLEKIINDILDYSKVEAGKLELEQKPFNLRHLVRDVCDMFELECHEKSLVLKVQIHDNVADFYIGDATRVRQLLINLLGNAIKYTHDGQVKIKVSDNKYLRFDVSDTGIGIAPEDLERLFAPFEQAISNNLGRDSSTGLGLAICSELAALMNGSIQVQSRVSHGSVFSLNLPLPITLDPKLVETTDIEEDKHAPLNFNRILIAEDNQVNKMVISSILANLGVPCHIEANGEETLKYYQMNAQDVDVILMDCEMPTMNGFEATRAIRAFEQQQDLKPTPIIALTAHTWHQELQQCYQAGMDDLLLKPITKASVRKVLALYQPASENQQSAKDTHPIVSMSPQ, from the coding sequence ATGACGCCCCTCCCCGCATCAAGCAGGTATTGGAACAGCGGGCGCTGCAGATCCCATCTTATCCGTCAGTATTCGACCTTCCTGCAATTCACTCTACTTCTATTATTTACGGCCTGGGTTACACCAACATTAGCCAACGCGCGAACTGTTCTGGACGTTAATTCCATTACCGATGATTCCGCCACAAGAATGCTGAATTACATCAGTATTATTCAACCCGACACGTCGATAAAAACGCCCAAAGAGGTTGAACAGTTAACCGGGTGGATGTCCGCTAGAGAAGCGCAGCTAACCAACTTCAGTGGCGCATCCTGGAGCCGTTTCACGCTAGCTAACACTGGCAATAAAGATCGACAGATTTTACTCCTTCAACAAAACCCGCAACTTCGCGACATTACGCTGTGGGAGAAACAAGGAGATACCTTCATCCCCCTTTTTGAAGTCGGCGAAATGTTCCCGTTCGCAGAACGCCCGATCGACTATCACCTGTTTCTGTTACCCCTCACAATCAAAGCCGGATCCAGCCAAACCTTCTACCTCTATTCGAGCATCGCTGCTTACGATAACACCCATCGATTGTACCTGTGGGACCGCCAACAATTCTTTGAATCAGTAAAGAAGATGGATCTTTGGGAGCTGTTCTATTTCGGCATCATATTCGTGATGATTTGCTATAACCTCGTTATTTTTGTCATGACCAAAGACAAAAGCTACCTCTATTACAGTCTCTATGTAACCGGAGCAATGGCGGTATTTTTAAGTGTCACCGGCTGGGGCTATCAGCTCGTGTGGCCCAATACCACGCTATTCAACCAACGTATTTCTTATACGGGCATGGCAGTGATGTTTTCGTTTGCTGGGTGGTTCAGTATTGAGTTCTTATCCCTTCGGCAGCACTTTCCACGACTTGCAAGCGTACTTAGTGCGCTATGTGTTAGCTGCTACGCGGTTCTTTTTATCTATCTCACCACCCCGTTTGACAACAAGTACTTTTTGGTAAGGGTCTTGTCAGTGATCTCAATACCGATCTTTATGCTGTGCTGGACAGCAGGCGTTATGACATGGATAAAGGTCGGCGATACACCCTCCAGAATTTTCACTAGTGCCTGGAGCATCCTGATTCTGATGTCGATCCTGACGTTAGCACATGAGGCCATCTATCCTATTTTCCCTGTGTCGATTTTCGTTACGGTACAGATTTCTCATGCGTTAGAAGTCGTCGCTCTATCCATGGCGCTTGCCAATCGCATCACTCAGTTGAAAATCAACGAGAGCTTCGCCAACGCAAAAGCCGATTCGAAATCGAAGTTTCTGGCGCGAATGAGCCACGAAATTCGAACACCTATGAACGGTATATTAGGGATATCCGACCTGCTATCCAGGCGCTTGAATGATAAAACCGACAAACACTACATTGATATTATTCACGGCAGCGCAAAATCGTTAGAGAAAATCATCAATGATATTCTAGATTACTCAAAGGTCGAGGCCGGTAAACTCGAACTGGAACAAAAGCCGTTCAACTTGAGACATCTAGTCAGGGATGTCTGCGACATGTTTGAATTGGAGTGCCATGAAAAGAGCTTGGTACTGAAAGTACAAATCCACGATAACGTCGCGGATTTCTATATCGGTGACGCAACCCGAGTAAGACAGCTGCTCATCAACCTGCTCGGCAACGCCATCAAATATACCCATGACGGGCAGGTAAAAATCAAGGTATCGGACAACAAGTACTTGCGTTTCGATGTTAGTGATACCGGGATAGGCATTGCACCAGAAGATCTAGAACGCCTATTTGCTCCTTTTGAACAAGCCATCAGCAACAACCTAGGCCGCGACAGCAGCACCGGGCTGGGTCTCGCTATCTGTTCAGAGCTCGCTGCACTGATGAATGGCAGCATCCAGGTTCAATCACGCGTCAGCCACGGCTCCGTTTTCTCACTTAACTTGCCGCTGCCGATCACTCTGGATCCGAAACTGGTGGAGACCACAGATATTGAAGAAGACAAACACGCACCACTTAATTTCAATCGCATATTGATCGCGGAAGACAATCAGGTTAATAAAATGGTGATCAGTAGTATTCTCGCGAATTTGGGTGTGCCTTGCCATATTGAAGCAAACGGGGAAGAAACACTGAAGTACTACCAAATGAATGCTCAAGATGTCGATGTCATTCTTATGGATTGTGAAATGCCAACTATGAATGGGTTCGAAGCGACACGCGCGATAAGAGCATTTGAACAACAACAAGACTTGAAGCCAACCCCTATCATTGCGCTGACAGCCCACACTTGGCATCAAGAACTGCAACAATGTTATCAGGCAGGCATGGATGATTTGTTATTAAAACCAATTACAAAAGCATCTGTACGTAAGGTCCTAGCACTCTATCAACCTGCATCAGAAAATCAGCAGAGTGCCAAAGATACGCACCCTATTGTATCAATGTCGCCCCAATAA
- the barA_4 gene encoding Signal transduction histidine-protein kinase BarA: MLSRLSIRYKIGFIALIGFIGFVVYQAASYRMSISIRDQLQQIRTDDFAILKFSNDIQVNFSELDKLYQSSLAEADMDLLIEADGRARRMKLDFETLRQTYNIEDLLFHELYSLFNSYIDKTSSHTVAVLGNAVDYERTLEGYAQIGLLRERYEDAQSRYLEDRYRAFENQLNKIEAEEAYMVQFGLVLGAILTLVLGVFSILIIRNLISAFGNAVNVAEQIASGNLTQQIQTVAQDETGQLMRSLHAMRDALTTQSEDNQQRESVQDFLGGLNETMRGDKTLDQLTHGVLEYLCRHFYAQIGAFYLLDSNHLEMVASYAYRIDDTHQTCFDIRDTLVGQVAVEKKPRIIDDVPDEYVQISSGLGQARPRTLMLVPILFEGGLKGLIEIAAFRRFSEDDLYLMRRCNDAIAISVNSAQSRLKVSLMLKQTQEQARELQNQREKLGDINRKLEERTKELDMQNSQLEDSRGELLEKSQALELSGKYKSQFLSTMSHELRTPLNSILILSESLKDNSHSNLGSDEVQHAEVIYTAGTELLTLINDILDLSKVEEGKMDIVLEPVRIRQLAQSLVPGAEIIARNKGLEYQVDVAPNVPETIFTDSQRVKQIVRNFISNAIKFTNVGGVYVGFAMPDDETRFRSKSLSLDNSFMVTVRDTGIGISRNVQERVFNAFEQADGTTSRRHGGTGLGLTISKELAILLGGEIQLHSDGENQGATFTLLVPLDARESVPKALIANVAPAENLPAVTIDSPTVRALLIEDNPVFHQVFKTVFKKAGFELAVAEDGARALALLQEREFDVLIVDLNLPDYSGTRLLSLIRRSSGYDKTPLFVFTAQDLEGSELEDVMMYTNEIIPKSPTSVTRVVDVIEQIRVTAPTLATPAEYLSVLDGCKILLVDDDERNLYSISAALQRYGCELVLAGSGVDAIEKLQKIPDIQIMLLDIMMPNMDGYEVLEKVRRGLKNTALPIVALTAKAMVGDREKCLKAGATGYLSKPVDTQELLQCIAQHLAEAEISIA; this comes from the coding sequence GTGTTAAGTCGCCTTTCTATTCGATATAAAATTGGCTTTATTGCGCTGATTGGTTTTATCGGTTTTGTAGTTTACCAAGCTGCAAGCTATCGCATGTCCATCAGTATTCGTGATCAGCTACAACAGATACGCACTGACGACTTTGCTATTCTGAAGTTCTCCAATGACATCCAGGTTAATTTTTCCGAACTCGACAAGCTGTACCAGTCATCGCTTGCGGAAGCAGATATGGATCTGCTGATTGAAGCAGACGGTCGTGCCCGACGTATGAAGCTGGATTTCGAAACGCTACGACAAACTTATAATATTGAAGACCTATTATTTCACGAACTCTATAGTCTTTTTAATAGTTATATCGACAAAACCTCCAGCCATACTGTTGCCGTTTTAGGGAATGCCGTTGACTACGAGCGCACGCTTGAGGGGTATGCGCAAATAGGGCTTTTACGGGAGCGCTATGAAGATGCTCAAAGTCGATATCTTGAGGATCGATACCGAGCATTTGAAAATCAGCTCAACAAGATTGAAGCAGAAGAAGCCTACATGGTTCAGTTTGGTTTGGTTCTCGGTGCCATACTGACGCTGGTTCTTGGTGTGTTCTCCATCCTTATTATTCGTAATCTCATCAGTGCATTTGGCAATGCTGTGAATGTGGCGGAACAAATTGCCAGTGGTAATCTGACTCAGCAAATTCAAACTGTTGCGCAAGATGAAACAGGTCAGCTAATGCGGTCGTTGCATGCAATGCGCGATGCATTAACAACGCAAAGTGAAGATAACCAACAGCGCGAAAGTGTGCAGGATTTTCTGGGCGGGTTGAATGAAACCATGCGTGGTGACAAAACCTTGGACCAGTTAACACATGGTGTTCTTGAATACTTGTGTCGCCATTTTTACGCGCAAATAGGCGCATTCTATTTGCTCGATAGCAATCATCTCGAAATGGTAGCCAGTTATGCCTATCGCATTGATGATACACACCAAACCTGTTTTGACATTCGCGATACCCTTGTTGGGCAGGTCGCGGTTGAAAAAAAGCCCCGGATTATCGACGATGTACCCGACGAATACGTGCAAATCAGCTCTGGTCTCGGGCAAGCTCGTCCACGTACGTTAATGCTGGTTCCCATCCTTTTTGAGGGCGGGTTAAAAGGCCTGATAGAGATCGCTGCGTTCAGACGTTTTTCAGAAGACGATCTCTATTTGATGCGTCGTTGTAATGACGCCATCGCAATCTCGGTTAACTCAGCTCAGTCAAGGCTCAAGGTTTCGCTGATGTTGAAGCAAACCCAAGAGCAAGCCAGAGAATTACAAAACCAGCGAGAAAAGCTCGGAGACATTAACCGCAAGCTGGAAGAGCGAACGAAGGAGCTGGATATGCAAAATAGCCAGTTGGAGGATTCACGTGGTGAGCTGCTAGAAAAATCTCAAGCGCTTGAGCTCAGTGGTAAATACAAGTCACAGTTCCTGTCGACCATGTCTCATGAATTACGCACGCCGTTGAATAGCATTTTGATTTTGTCTGAATCATTAAAAGACAATAGTCATTCGAATTTGGGTTCTGACGAGGTACAACACGCTGAGGTTATTTATACCGCAGGTACCGAATTGCTGACCCTCATTAACGATATTCTTGACCTCAGTAAAGTGGAAGAGGGCAAAATGGATATTGTTCTTGAGCCTGTGCGGATTCGCCAATTGGCACAATCGCTGGTTCCCGGCGCCGAAATCATTGCGAGAAACAAAGGCCTCGAGTATCAAGTTGATGTTGCACCCAATGTGCCTGAAACCATTTTTACCGATTCGCAGCGTGTTAAACAGATTGTTCGGAACTTTATTTCCAACGCAATTAAGTTCACCAACGTGGGCGGTGTGTACGTCGGCTTCGCTATGCCAGATGACGAAACGCGTTTTCGTTCAAAATCGCTGTCTTTGGATAACAGCTTTATGGTGACTGTTAGGGATACCGGGATAGGCATTAGTCGGAATGTTCAAGAGCGTGTTTTCAATGCGTTTGAGCAAGCGGATGGCACTACAAGTCGTCGTCATGGCGGCACAGGGTTGGGGCTAACAATCTCTAAAGAGCTTGCAATATTGCTCGGTGGTGAGATTCAGCTGCATTCAGACGGTGAAAATCAAGGCGCGACATTTACGCTTCTGGTGCCTCTGGATGCGAGGGAGAGTGTGCCGAAGGCTTTAATTGCCAATGTAGCACCCGCAGAAAATCTGCCCGCCGTAACCATCGACTCGCCAACGGTTCGAGCCCTATTAATTGAGGATAACCCGGTATTTCATCAAGTCTTTAAGACGGTCTTTAAAAAAGCCGGTTTTGAGCTGGCTGTTGCCGAAGACGGTGCGAGAGCTTTGGCATTGTTGCAGGAGCGAGAGTTTGATGTGCTTATTGTGGATCTCAACTTGCCAGATTATTCCGGTACCCGATTACTGTCTTTGATTCGTCGGTCTAGCGGTTATGACAAGACTCCCTTATTTGTGTTTACCGCACAGGATCTTGAGGGTAGTGAGTTGGAAGATGTCATGATGTATACCAATGAGATTATTCCTAAGAGCCCTACATCGGTTACGCGTGTCGTGGATGTTATTGAGCAGATCCGGGTAACTGCACCGACGCTAGCGACCCCAGCGGAATATTTAAGCGTGCTCGATGGCTGTAAAATATTACTGGTCGACGATGACGAACGTAATTTATATTCGATCTCGGCAGCATTGCAGCGCTATGGATGTGAGCTTGTTCTGGCTGGTAGCGGCGTCGACGCAATAGAGAAATTGCAAAAAATCCCTGATATTCAGATCATGCTTCTCGACATTATGATGCCAAACATGGACGGTTATGAGGTATTGGAGAAGGTTCGTCGTGGTCTTAAAAACACGGCGTTACCCATCGTTGCCTTAACTGCCAAGGCGATGGTCGGCGATCGGGAGAAGTGCCTGAAGGCCGGAGCAACCGGCTATTTGTCGAAGCCTGTTGATACCCAAGAGCTATTGCAGTGCATCGCCCAGCACCTTGCAGAGGCCGAAATATCGATTGCATGA
- the bacG gene encoding NADPH-dependent reductase BacG — MDLQIAGKTFLVAGASKGLGFAIAERLVREGANVAISGSDAARIEAAGEKLTAVAQTPEAVYAAVCDVRLAQDVTRWVTTVENRYGVIDGLVVNAGGPLAGRFDDFSDEDWLAAFNLTLMSAIRLIRAALPALRASKGSIVTLTSSSVKEPIDFLLLSNVMRSGVTSLAKSLSKTEAKHGVRFNNLVPGLIATDRMKHLDEVQAQAHGRSIEAQHQATASQIPLGRYGDPAEFADAAAFLLSGCASYITGATLVADGGTMKTLF, encoded by the coding sequence ATGGATCTTCAAATAGCGGGTAAAACCTTTCTTGTAGCCGGTGCGAGTAAAGGCTTGGGATTTGCCATTGCCGAGCGTTTAGTGCGTGAAGGGGCGAATGTTGCCATTAGCGGTAGTGATGCCGCTCGGATTGAGGCTGCCGGTGAAAAACTTACTGCCGTGGCGCAGACACCAGAGGCAGTTTATGCCGCTGTTTGTGATGTTCGCCTTGCGCAAGATGTTACTCGTTGGGTGACCACTGTTGAAAATCGTTATGGAGTAATTGACGGGCTTGTTGTGAATGCCGGAGGGCCACTGGCAGGACGCTTTGACGATTTCAGTGATGAAGATTGGTTGGCCGCCTTCAACTTAACGTTGATGTCCGCCATTCGTTTGATTCGGGCTGCATTGCCAGCACTACGAGCGTCAAAAGGGTCGATTGTGACGTTAACCTCCTCGTCGGTGAAGGAGCCTATCGATTTCCTGTTATTATCGAATGTCATGCGTTCAGGCGTAACGAGCTTGGCAAAATCGTTGTCAAAAACAGAAGCAAAGCATGGGGTGCGATTCAATAACCTCGTGCCAGGATTGATAGCGACAGATCGCATGAAGCACTTGGATGAAGTTCAGGCGCAAGCACATGGCCGAAGTATTGAGGCGCAGCATCAGGCAACAGCATCACAGATTCCCCTTGGCCGATACGGTGATCCGGCGGAGTTTGCTGACGCTGCAGCTTTTCTTCTTTCTGGATGCGCAAGCTATATCACCGGTGCAACCCTAGTGGCTGATGGTGGGACGATGAAAACCCTGTTTTAA
- the lolD_1 gene encoding Lipoprotein-releasing system ATP-binding protein LolD, producing MIQVDDLSHQVVTGDEQLHILSDINLQINDGETVAITGSSGSGKTTLLGMLAGLDVPSTGNIRIDSQCISAMTEDQRAEFRAAQVGFVFQSFHLLAGLSALDNVMLPLELAGVVNARGEAEAFLEQVGLGHRLRHHPTQLSGGEQQRVAIARAFASRPKYLFADEPTGNLDAATGEKIIELLFALNQSSQATLVMVTHEERLAALCQRHLVIERGRLSDVGGGRDKNHGQATSGG from the coding sequence ATGATTCAGGTTGATGATCTTTCGCACCAGGTCGTAACGGGTGATGAGCAATTACACATTCTCAGTGATATAAACCTTCAGATCAATGACGGTGAAACCGTTGCTATTACAGGCAGTTCAGGTTCCGGTAAAACGACGCTTTTGGGGATGTTGGCAGGTCTTGATGTACCATCAACCGGTAATATTCGTATCGATAGTCAATGTATCAGTGCAATGACCGAAGACCAGCGGGCTGAATTTCGCGCTGCGCAAGTCGGCTTTGTATTCCAATCTTTTCATTTGCTGGCTGGTTTATCTGCACTGGATAACGTGATGTTGCCCTTGGAGTTAGCGGGTGTGGTTAACGCGCGTGGCGAAGCCGAAGCATTTCTTGAACAGGTGGGGTTGGGTCATCGCTTGCGCCACCACCCGACGCAGTTGTCTGGCGGAGAACAACAGCGTGTCGCTATTGCCCGTGCGTTTGCCTCTCGCCCCAAATACCTATTCGCCGATGAGCCGACGGGTAATCTGGATGCTGCGACCGGTGAAAAAATTATCGAGTTGCTGTTTGCGTTAAACCAATCCTCTCAGGCAACTCTGGTCATGGTGACGCACGAAGAACGACTCGCTGCGTTGTGCCAGCGTCATTTGGTTATCGAGCGAGGTCGTTTATCTGATGTTGGTGGTGGTCGTGATAAAAACCACGGTCAGGCCACTTCAGGGGGGTGA
- the tesA gene encoding Esterase TesA: MIPRTASHRSPNAFILLTFFILSLISAQACATRILVYGDSLSAGFGLEHKQDWPTLLQQNLDKSAPNTFIVINTSISGETTTGGLLRLQNNLNKHKPDVIVLELGANDGLRGNSLKTMRQNLNEMIDKSQAAGADVLLVGMHIPPNYGSRYSKAFNESFSHIADQRNIILMPFLLDEVALEPSLMQQDGLHPNAEAQPTIARNVLKYLKPLLQQPE, encoded by the coding sequence ATGATACCCCGCACAGCATCTCACCGTTCACCAAATGCATTCATTTTGCTTACGTTTTTCATTCTCTCGCTGATCAGCGCGCAAGCCTGTGCAACACGCATTCTGGTTTACGGAGACAGCCTTAGTGCCGGATTCGGTCTGGAACATAAACAAGATTGGCCAACCTTGTTGCAACAGAATTTGGATAAATCTGCCCCGAACACGTTCATAGTAATCAATACAAGCATCAGTGGAGAAACAACCACCGGCGGATTATTGCGCTTGCAAAACAATCTGAACAAACACAAGCCAGACGTCATTGTGCTGGAGCTCGGCGCCAATGATGGATTGCGTGGTAACTCACTAAAAACCATGCGCCAAAACCTGAATGAAATGATCGACAAAAGCCAGGCAGCTGGGGCGGATGTACTATTGGTCGGCATGCATATTCCACCGAACTACGGCAGTCGCTACAGCAAAGCCTTTAACGAAAGCTTCAGTCACATCGCCGATCAACGAAACATCATATTGATGCCCTTCCTTCTCGATGAAGTGGCACTTGAACCCAGCCTTATGCAGCAGGATGGCCTCCACCCTAATGCCGAAGCACAACCTACTATCGCGCGTAACGTATTGAAATATCTAAAACCGCTGTTGCAGCAGCCCGAATAA